In one Rutidosis leptorrhynchoides isolate AG116_Rl617_1_P2 chromosome 8, CSIRO_AGI_Rlap_v1, whole genome shotgun sequence genomic region, the following are encoded:
- the LOC139864891 gene encoding uncharacterized protein, with protein sequence MSAAAIHRSRIALIKVCYSSIPNLTITLFPKTLVYQCSNCFNTSSFFNNKLDYLSDFSPYKPIDTQYIAISPKERRSIVLGLGFMIKNQQGCMLQEFSRKFCPFLLVNIMKMFSNRHGAVSFFKFVFSDNLKTCTDTDRLIRSCCVVCQILAVKGFRIIAQDVLTWVILRVGSSRGEEVMKIMWAGHFGYESDFSVLDSLMRVFVNVEMDKMALEVVGIMRGIGLQPSLSALTDLFRLLIRIGDYGSVWKLFRDMVKIGPRPSSITFNVMIHGLCKKGLIQTGESLLLLMSKFSCESDVYTYNILINAYCTRGQTSVALSWVELMVKRGCSPSNATFSSIVNALSKAGNIVEARNVFDQMQEMGVSPNTTVYNALMDGLVKAGEICQANMLFEEMRNNNVNPDGVTINTLIAGYYKYGQDENVDSLYRKLSMPGLLPDDFVPDVSVAKLCWAGRPDEATKLLDDMLKKGLHITIISFNSIISAYSKYGLGNKAFAVYDMMIKYDVPPSSSTCNSLLMCLSRNGKLQVAEEILGYMRDKGFSVNRSSFTVILDGYFKNGDVIGAQRLWDLMKSSSIAPDVVAVSAYVNGLSKSGLVKEAYDIFLEMKNKRIFPNNFTYNSLIAGFCNGGSLKDALELENEMKLMGLFPDLFTNNIILNGYCKQGRMGSANNRYSQMCHSGLVPDIVTYNTLIGGYCKRFDTVNADNLVYKMYSIGYDPDIFTYNIRIHGFCCSRRMIRGILVFNELLSSGIVPNTITYNTMLNVICNDIILERAMILTAKVLKMAFVPNIVTTNLLLSHLCKKGLPKTALDWGDDLSAIGLEFDEVTYRILERADRDKKEDAANFRGHFVNFLMYLTYNNFYRSKLNGETVTSAMRMINDASGNSVELNTCCHQQTMLEVNK encoded by the coding sequence ATGTCTGCTGCCGCAATACACCGTTCACGAATCGCACTCATTAAGGTCTGCTACTCATCAATTCCTAATTTAACCATTACTCTGTTTCCTAAAACCCTAGTTTATCAATGCTCAAATTGCTTCAATACCTCATCATTTTTTAATAATAAGCTCGATTACCTTAGTGATTTCTCACCTTACAAACCTATAGATACACAATACATTGCTATAAGTCCAAAAGAGAGACGTAGTATcgtgttagggttagggtttatgatAAAAAATCAACAAGGTTGTATGCTACAGGAGTTCTCTCGAAAGTTTTGTCCTTTTTTGTTAGTGAATATCATGAAAATGTTTAGCAACCGACATGGTGCGGTTTCGTTCTTTAAATTCGTCTTCTCGGACAATTTAAAGACGTGTACAGATACTGATAGGTTGATTAGGTCTTGTTGTGTTGTATGTCAAATTTTAGCTGTGAAAGGGTTTAGGATTATAGCACAAGATGTGTTAACGTGGGTGATACTGAGAGTTGGATCGAGTAGAGGTGAGGAAGTTATGAAGATAATGTGGGCAGGCCATTTTGGTTACGAGTCGGATTTTTCGGTTCTTGATTCACTTATGCGTGTTTTCGTGAATGTCGAAATGGATAAAATGGCGTTGGAGGTTGTAGGAATAATGAGAGGGATTGGATTGCAGCCGTCCTTATCAGCACTTACAGATCTTTTTAGATTATTGATTAGAataggtgattatggaagtgtttggAAGTTATTTAGAGATATGGTTAAAATTGGGCCTCGGCCTTCAAGCATTACATTCAATGTGATGATACACGGGTTATGTAAAAAGGGGCTAATTCAAACCGGTGAGAGTTTGTTGCTATTAATGAGTAAGTTTTCATGTGAATCAGATGTCTACACGTATAATATTTTGATCAATGCGTATTGCACACGTGGACAAACTTCGGTTGCTTTGAGTTGGGTGGAGTTGATGGTTAAAAGGGGTTGTAGTCCAAGTAATGCAACGTTTAGCTCAATTGTTAATGCCTTGAGCAAGGCAGGAAACATTGTTGAAGCAAGAAATGTTTTTGATCAAATGCAAGAAATGGGTGTGTCTCCAAATACTACCGTTTACAATGCATTGATGGATGGTTTAGTTAAGGCTGGTGAAATATGCCAGGCGAATATGCTTTTTGAAGAAATGAgaaataataatgttaatcctgATGGTGTGACAATTAACACTTTGATTGCAGGGTATTATAAATACGGGCAAGATGAAAATGTTGACTCATTGTATAGAAAACTATCTATGCCTGGGTTGCTTCCAGACGATTTTGTGCCTGATGTGTCAGTAGCAAAATTGTGCTGGGCAGGACGACCAGATGAAGCCACTAAACTTTTAGACGACATGCTCAAAAAGGGTTTACACATTACAATAATTTCTTTCAATTCTATTATCTCTGCTTATAGCAAATACGGGTTAGGAAATAAAGCATTTGCTGTATATGATATGATGATTAAATATGATGTACCCCCATCGTCTTCCACATGTAATTCTTTGCTTATGTGTTTGTCAAGAAATGGTAAGTTGCAAGTGGCCGAAGAGATATTGGGTTATATGAGAGATAAAGGATTTTCAGTTAATAGATCTTCTTTTACTGTGATTTTAGATGGGTATTTCAAGAATGGGGATGTAATTGGAGCTCAAAGATTGTGGGATTTAATGAAATCTTCAAGTATTGCTCCGGATGTTGTTGCGGTTTCTGCATATGTTAATGGATTATCCAAATCTGGTCTAGTTAAGGAGGCATATGATATCTTTCTAGAAATGAAAAATAAAAGGATTTTTCCAAATAATTTTACTTACAATTCTTTAATTGCTGGATTTTGCAATGGTGGGAGTTTAAAGGACGCATTGGAGTTGGAGAACGAGATGAAGCTAATGGGTCTTTTTCCAGATCTGTTCACTAATAATATAATCTTGAACGGGTACTGTAAACAGGGTAGAATGGGGTCCGCTAACAATAGATATAGTCAAATGTGTCATTCTGGGTTGGTACCAGATATTGTTACTTATAACACATTGATAGGTGGATACTGCAAAAGGTTTGACACGGTCAATGCCGATAATCTTGTATATAAAATGTATAGTATTGGGTACGATCCCGATATTTTTACGTATAACATTCGGATACATGGTTTTTGTTGCAGTAGAAGGATGATTCGAGGTATATTGGTATTTAATGAGCTTCTTTCATCTGGGATTGTtccaaatacaataacttataacaCAATGTTGAATGTCATTTGCAATGATATAATACTTGAACGTGCTATGATCTTGACTGCAAAAGTGCTTAAAATGGCGTTTGTTCCCAATATTGTGACAACAAATTTGTTGTTGTCACATCTTTGTAAGAAAGGATTGCCAAAAACGGCTTTGGATTGGGGAGACGATTTGAGTGCGATAGGCCTTGAGTTTGATGAAGTAACTTACAGAATTTTGGAAAGAGCTGATCGTGACAAAAAAGAAGATGCTGCTAATTTTAGAGGGCATTTTGTTAACTTTCTAATGTACCTTACATACAATAATTTTTACCGAAGTAAGCTTAATGGTGAAACAGTTACTTCTGCTATGAGAATGATCAACGATGCATCCGGTAACTCAGTTGAGTTAAATACTTGTTGTCATCAACAAACAATGTTAGAAGTCAACAAGTGA